The stretch of DNA CAGTCATTTGAATTGAACAGAACTGTATGCACACtgtttgttcattcattttttttataagtaGACTACTCAAGGACATGATGTATTTCTCACTGGAGTGTTTTTAACTGGAGTTAGTAAGAAGGAAATACTTGAGaaataacagaacagaacagaaataacAAAGGACATATAAGGTTCTGAATATGCAATCAACAATTAACACAGTGTctcaataaacataaaaaaaacaacatatttttGGTTTGTTTCAACACAAACTCAGTCTATAGATACTGTATGTTACTTTCACACCATTATATGATACCGCTTCCTCTAGGCAACAAAAATGCTGCAAAACACAGCATGTagaatttgatttttttttttttttcataaacgGAAGCGTTATTTAGGCTGGGTTTGACGTCACCAATGCCAGTGGCGAGAATCCATTTGCCACATTGGAGCCCATATTATGAATACCAGGCTGCATGGTTGCTAATTGGACGAGGATACCAGTACATGAAGTGAAGAAAACGAATGCCATATGAAATAATCAATGTTTATTGGATTGAAATTTCTCCTTATGCAGTCTTTCGGGAATAAAAGTACAAAGTGCTTCATCCTGCTAAAGCACAGCACTATAACACAAACTAAGTCTATAATTACTGTATGTTACTTTCACACCATTAGATGATACCGCTTCCTCTGGGCAACcatttttataaaaacaaaactcaCACCTCTGAATGCATGCAAATGGATTgatgcttactttgacactgcAGGTACGGTTCGTCCACAGTACCTGGGTTTTTGGCAGAGTGATGTGCCACGTCAGTCGCTTTGCACAGTATTGCTCGGTGCATGTGTCTGCTCTAACCCTGGTGGCCATTGCTGTGGACAGACATCAGGTAACCTGAAGACCATTCTTTATCTGTCCTCTATCTGTTATTTCAGTTTTGTCATATTCCCAACAATGCAGGAGTTTGTGTTAATGTATCTAGTTctattgaaataaaattaacAAAGCAGCCTAGTCCATCCATTTAGTCATGGCTCCTTGAATTGATATGAAACCACTGGTTGCATGAAACCCCCTTCATTCATCCGGTCTTAGTTGAAATTCAGATGGTTATGCAGTAATTCAGTGCCAAAATGCATCTGAAAAGATGTAAGACAGAAGATGAGGTGAGGGGGTGGCGATTTAGAACGTCTCGGTCATGGTGACCTATGTATGGTTTTGAGTACATAATCTATCACGTTAATTTTGAAATAGGAAAAGTAGTGTGGCTACAGTAGTTAAACAAAAAATCTCCCAGATAGCTCTGTAGTGGACAGTTATCTATTCAAGGTACACTTGTGAAAGAATATGTCATTTCTGGCGAATCTCTGATGAAACGCCAAATGTTTATTTCTTGATTCAATTTGAGTAAGCTGATTGTAGATGGAGTAAGTAAAGACTTGGGAAGCTGGTTGGCGAAAAGATCTGTTTATTTCAAATGACAAAGTTTAGCAATGCTTAGTACACATCGATGTCTTCGCAATGTGATTTTTTCAGAAAGGTGTTATTTGGTCAGAAGGAAAGACCTAATTTGGTCATACAGGAGgggaatgggtgtgtctgggggtttAGTTCAAGGTGTAAGGTGGGGGTGTGTAAGGAAGGGGAACAGTATGGGGTTTACCTAGATATAAAAAGGTAAATGTCAGACAGGagggtcttgctgaccatttgtgtgttaatgaagatGGCGTGAATGTGATACATCCTTGTAGGGAAGGAATTCATATGATTTGTAACTCCttagaaagtatatgaaaaatacCAATATTCTATGTTTGTTAGTTatgagtatgtatgagtgtatattgtatatatttaaaATTGAATTTCTGCAAATGAACTGTTCCAAGTATAGATTTCAGTTTCAACTTCACTCTCAGTTAATCAGGTTTTAGCTATGGTCAGTTTATAGGCATGATATGACCGACACACACATCGTAATACTGTGAAAAACCATTTCCAGAAGTACAGCTAACCACTGGGCCCTGATAAAGAATCCTGACACAGAATGAATTGCAAGTTAATATCTCAAAGACTCTGCAGTGGGCAATACATATATGAACACCCTAATAtcactcacctgtgtgtgtgtgtgtgtgtgtccgtctagCTGATCATGCACCCTCTGAAGCAACGGATGTCTCGTGAGAGAGGTCTGGTGTGGATTGCAGTGATATGGGCAATGGCATCCTGCTTCTCCCTGCCACATGCAATTTATCAGCAATTGTTGCGTTTTGAGTATGGGTAAGAACAAACATTTTTCCTTTGAAGCAAACCTTGATATGCTAAGCTGTTTATATTTGGAGTCTGAGTATAACAAACTACTTTTTGGAGAgcaatttatttttatttcctttgTCTATTTGAATGTGGGCTCCAGGATGATTACTCTCTGTTACCTAGCAACAATGAAGGGCCTGTGAATAAGCTCAATGATCAACATTCAGATCTATTAAGGAAATAAGTGAATATTTACTAACAAGAAGAGACATGGTACTGTTAGTTGTTAGTGGATTGATGTATTGTTTTCGGACATTTTGTGTCAGGACATTGCTTACCGTGTCTTTTCGATTTACCCTGGTTAAACTGTCTGATAAGAACTGAAGGAAATATTTAGATCCTACCTCTGCTTGCTTTGTTGATCCCCTCTTTCTAATCTCCCTCCTTGTTATACTTTACTGTATTTCTGTGGCATTtggttatgttttatgtttattgctttttaagtgtttgcaaattatttaATTCAATACATTCAgagtatttctctctctccatctctgtctgtctgtgtctctctctctctctctctctgtccctctgttccAGTGAAGTACGTGTTATCTGCTTACCCAGTTTCCCAGCCCCGTCTGACCTCTTTTGGAAGTATCTTGACCTGGCCACCTTCTTCTTGCTTTACGTCTTGCCGCTGACTATCATCTCCGTGGCCTACATCATCTTGATCAAGAAGGTGTGGCTGCACAACACCATCGGTGACGTGACGGTGGCGCAGTCTGCCGCTCACCGTCGCCGCAAGCGCATGACCATAAAgatgctggtgctggtggtggccATCTTTGCCATCTGCTGGTTCCCCCTGAACTGCTACGTGGTGCTGCTCTCCAGCAAAGTCATCCAGGCCAATAACGCTGTCTACTTCTCCTTTCATTGGTTCGCTAccagcagcacctgctacaACCCTTTCATCTACTGCTGGCTCAATCACAGCTTCAGGGCCGAGCTCAAAGCCTTGAATTTCAGGAACAGATCTAAGGCTGCTCCCCACCCCAGCTAAGATAGCATGTGAAGTTAGCATGTGTAACAGGATGAATGGAGGATGAATGTGCTGTTTTGAAGCTGTATGCTCAGTGAGGCAGAGACGTCCCTACTTGCACTATTCACGATGCACAGTGCTGTTGCTATTTATACGCTATGCTGATTTCATTCAAAGCCCACTGTCGCATCACAATGAGCAATTTGCTGTTCATTGAAAGCCGTCTTATTCATTTACTTTTTCCTCCTTACTGTGAAGTTAACAGATTTTTGTAGTGCAGAGAATCGTTTGCCTTTTACTAATGTATGCATGGTGTGTGGGataaagcacacagacagatggtaGCCTATATCATAACTTCACCCTTACCTCATGTAAAGCACAAGAGCAAATGTGTAAAGGACCACTTTGGGATTTTGTCTTTATACTGCTTGTCTGGTTTTCTTGTCTTTGCCATCTGTTGGTACCCGTTAAACTGTAACGTGGTGCTCCTCTCCAGCAAAGTCATTCTGAAATACGCTAAAAGGCTTAATTGCTCAATCACACTTTGCTGTTTGCTGTTCTTCATCTTCAGGTTTCTTTTTTATTCAACCTGTTTTCTTGTGCCATTTCTGCTCCTAGCACTTTTGAGATATCGACACCTCTTCGTCTCTGACACGTCCATCCCGATCCCGTGTAGTGCtgcttctctcccttgtacgtcgctttggacaaaagcgtctgctaaatgactaaatgtaaatgctcttgtaaaaaTACTGCAATCTCAttcttgttattgttgtttttcatccGTCTTTTTTGCCTTTGAAATGAATGTTGGAACGTTCGCCTCTTGTGACATTACTCGCTCTGCCCACTGTAGGCCACAGTAGGTAGACCAATGGTACCTACCATAGCTGGCAAACAAACATTATAGAGCAGCATTATGTTTACAAATGTGGCTGCTTCTCAGAGATTTTCCCGAACATTGAATGAAAGATTATTGAATGTTtgaatatttcattaaaaccatGCCATTAAGTATACATATCTGGTTGTTATCGGAGATTTTCAGGTATGTGACATATCATGATAGTATGGTATTGATGGTACAGTGGATAGCACAGCTGCTTTCCAAGTAATAGGCATGGATGTGATTCCTGGCCAAAACAGGTTTTAAGTtgctttgaactttgacctttgacctttttaaTGGGACAGATTGTTTCCTTCCCCAGAACATAAACAGAGCCAACCAAACATATTACTGTTAATCTTCTGTCATATTCCAATGAAGATAACACCACCAATGTGGCTTAATAACAGGACATATATGTACAATAAAtcttacatttagcattttatcATTTTAACCCACTTCATGGACACTTATCtgctgtgttttaaaaaaaaagtgtaggaGTCATCCTCTTCACCATCCAAAGAAATCAGCCAATAAATGTGCAACGGGTGGCTGAATATTCAAGTGAATATTCGTAAAGAGCTCTTGAAAAGGAAGAACGCTATACCAAACGTGACGTGATAAGACCAAGGAAAACGGAAACTTTTGCTGTGACAAAACAGCCTTGATAAAAGTTAAATTCATACACATTTATTTGGCCTGAAAAGTCATATTTATAGGTTATTTTACAGTATAATATTGTGATGACAGATACATTAtgaacattgactgggacaggtatccatgaattttgaaAGGAggtgtcattgactgcatttgtatctaagcataggggcaagtatccacagtttggttcacatggtatACTGGTGTGCtcaatgtgttaagtgtttggggaaagtgttcatggtattgatacaagagttaaaatgattggaaaaaactgtaagaacCAACACTGTGGGTTATTTACAGATAGGTTGTCATTATAGTCATGGTTGCTAGTTTGTTGCTGGGTTAATTGAGGTGGTTGCCAGGGTAGTCAtagtggttgctatggtaattgaaGTGGTTGCTATGCTGGTTACTAGGGCGTTGCTATGTAGTCatagtggttgctatggttCTTGCTAGGTTGTCAGTATAGTAGTGGTTACTAGGTTGTTGCTAAGGTAATTGAGTTAGTTGCCAGGGCGTTGTCAGGTaagtcatggtggttgctatgaTAATTGAAGTGGTTGATATGTTAGTTGCTAGGGCATTGCTAGGGTAGTCATGTTGGTTGCCGGGATGTCATAATAGAAGGTGTTGCTATTCTGGTTGCTAGGGTtgtcatggtggttgctaggcCATTCCAAGAAAAGTGATTGTGGTTACTTTGTgtcagagaggaaagaaagggggatagagagacagagtgaaatgcTTTGCTTTATATGCTGGAGTTGAAAGTAGTCAAGATAGAGAAAAAGTGAGTAGATGGACTAAAGCCTGGAGACCGTGAaggtgaaaaggagagaaaattgaGTGATAGACAGAGATGTGGAAAGCGTGTCAGAAAGACgagatgagacagaaagagaaaaaaagggacaggaagagagaaagggagcaaaGTGACTGGCTTCATTTATTTGAGGTATACAAAAGGAGAGATGATACAGcatagagggatggagagataaaagagtggagagagcaaAGTTGGCAagcaggagagaaaatggagtgatatAGAGAGATGGATATATCCATCTATAGTGTGAAaaagagttggagagggatagaacaAACGTGGATGTAGGATGTAGGTTctacagtgagagagaatgagtgaaagtaggaaagagaatggacagaggggaggaaggagatgttaAAATGACCGGTGGGTAGAGTGGAAGATATAGACATGgtatggaagaaaaataaggaaATAAGATGGAAGGGAGGATAGATGACTGTAAAGTCAGAGAAGGCTGACATAAAAAAGGTGAACAATTAGTGTGAATTGATGGACTGGGTAATTgatagaagaaaggaaagaagagtgtagTAAAGCAATTACTAGCATGTCTTTGCCTGCTGTGGATAATCACTGACTCTACTGTGATTACTTGAAAGAACAAATTGCCAAGCAATAGGCATGGATGTGATTCTTGGTCAAAACAGGATGCTTTTTTAAGTTGCTTTGAACTTTTACCTTTTTAATGGGACAGATTGTTTATGTTCTGGGGCAGGAAACAGAGCCAACCAAATATATTACTGTTAATCTTctgtcatttttaaatgaaGATACCACCACCAATGTGGATTAATAACAGTACATACATGtacaatacattttacatttagcattttaacCCACTTCATGGACACTTATGTGCTGTGTTTTTTGAATAAACGGGGTTAGTCCAGTTGGTCTAAAAATTAAAGTTTTTTTGTTGGATATTCTAAATCTACAGTTCATTATCTTTAAAATGGGTCAGTTGTTAGATTTAGTGCATCCAATCAAGAGAAATTAGCGAAAATCATTGTCTTAACAGAAAATCTGGTTTGGAGAAAAATCTACTGTAAATTTAAATGAATGCACAGCAACCAATATTTCCTGTCATTCACTCATTATGAACCTTTGCACAAAGACAAATGACAACCACACGAATAACatataaaaaaattatttcCAATGGTTAATCTTCGGAAAAATTATTTGAAGGTGTACAAATAGAATCGTTAAAGACTCACTTTATTTGTTGTATTCCTATGTAACTTATTCAGGGATGTCATTAAAGTAGGTGTTGCTATGCTGGTTGCTAGGGTTGTCATAGTGGTTACGAGGCCATTCCAAGAAAAGTTATTGTGGTTCCTTTGTgtcagagaggaaggaaagggagatagagagacagagctaaATGCTTTGCTTTATATGCTGGAGTTGAAAGTAGTCAAGATAGAGAAAAAGTGAGTAGATGGACTAAAGCATGAAGACAGTGAAGATGACAAGGAGAGAAAATTGAGTGATAGACAGAGATGTGGAAAGCGTGTCAGAAAGACGAGATGagccagaaagagaaaaagagggacaggaagagagagagggagctaaGTGACTGGCTTCATTTATTTGAGGTATACAAAAGGAGAGACGATACAGCATagtgggatggagagataaaagTGGAGAGAGCAAAGTTGGCAagcaggagagaaaatggagtgatacagagagatggacagtgtgagaaaaaggagttggagagggatagaaaaaacaagtggatgAAGGTTctacagtgagagagaatgagtgaaagtaGGAAAGAGGATtgacagaggggaggaaggagatgttaAAATGGCCGGTGGGTAGAGTGGAAGATATAGACATGgtatggaagaaaaataaggaaATAAGATGGAAGGGAGGATAGATGACTGTAAAGTCAGAGAAGGCTGACATAAAAAAGGTGAACAATTAGTGTGAATTGATGGACTGGGTAATTgatagaagaaaggaaagaagagtgtagTAAAGCAATTACTAGCATGTCTTTGCCTGCTGTGGATAATCACTGACTCTACTTTGATTACTTGAAAGAACAAATTGCCTGATTTATTTTCAACCTGTTTTACACAAGGACTAGTGATTAGATAATTTTGTGTTAGATTTCATCATCTTGATGTGCCATTGTTAATGTCTTCACAGATGTCAATGTTGTGATTTCTATTTGCATTATTTTTGTCAATTGATGGCAACAGTGAAAGAATACATTGAAGGGTATATTCTTTttaatggaaaaaataaatgtcttaTGTTTAAACTCTGACTTTGTTATTCATGACAGTTCTCAGTTTTCAGCGTTACACTTTGAAAAATGGAGGCATTATAAACTACAAATTAATGTTTTTTGTATATTCTCAGTTTTAACTGTTCATTAAAAGCACATTGACTTGCCTCTGGGTTTGAAATGTGCTACATAAAACAACTTGATTTGCCTCAGTATGGATGTGAAACTGAAAATCATAAACTTAACCTACTGCCTCCTTTTTATATACTAAGCTCATCTGTCACTTGATTTGATTCGCAGATTTTCCTAGAAAGTCAAACTATATGTCATTATTCAGAGCAAGCTTGGGGTAGTAAggggaaaatgaaaaatacCAGATACATGTCACAACATACATCTACTGCAAATTGATGTGTGGTCAGAATTGTCTAGGATTGGTCCTTTCCTTTTGTTAGGCTTATTTGTCTCGCCCATGTCATTCTTCAAGTAGAACATCAGAATGGTTGCTTTagaaaaaacttaaaaaaaatgtaaactatTTAAAGCCTTCTGaaaatgtgtttcttttcaTCATACCACATGTGGATGAGACATGGATTTGGTTTGAGAGGTTAATGAAAATAGTACGGAATTATTCGGCTCATTACTGAAGCTGTCACACCAGCGCTGGACTACGCttctgccacgcccccttcaacTTCAACTCACGCACCTCAATCCCATCACCGGAGTACTAATCACGCACATCTGTCACCTCTGTATTTTAACCTTTCACTCCCCTCACTCGTTGTGTGACCTCGCATCACGAAGGACTACTACCCTGACGATACCACTTCAGACCGGTGGATCTCTATACTTCTGGGCAGCGCTGCTGCCTCACGTGATCTTACCCTTAGTTGTTGTGCTTAACGTCTGTGTTTTGATCTTTTTCCTGAATCTCATCTTCTGTGCGTTCCCGTTTGGACTTTATATCTTCTGAGCTTTTGTATCCCgtgttgcttttgttttgtcccCGTTATTTCCCTGTTCCCCTGGCTTTGGCTCTTCAAATAAACTGCCATCTCCTGAGCGTCTTGTGTGTCGCCTAAAGTCCATGACAGAAGCACCCAACAATTTCCCCCAACAGTTGAAACCCAACAGTTTCCTTCATGGAGGGGCTAGGACATAacaaaaggaaggaagggaggaaagCAAAGATAGAAACATATGGCCATGTTAACAAGGTTCAAAACTTGAGGGGGTCTTTAAAAGGGACATTTATTTTGGGTGTATAACAGGAACACAAGAGCATTTGCCGTATTTTCCAAAAGCTTCCCTGAAAGAATGCTCGGTAAAAAATGTatcagtaaaaaataaaaaaaagatgcatGTCTTAATCCAGCATTGAATTCCATCAAACATTTGCAACTGGCAAAGATAACCATGTCATATACTCAAGAAAATCTTTATCATTGGATCATCTACATGATCCTCGGTagaaaaatatgttttctttttttcacaatCAAGTAGTCttagaataaataaaaaacatacaataaaaaatgacagaaaaaaagtcACATACAAGACCAACCTGTGTAGATCTGATTTAACTTTTTTAAACCACCTTGTCTCTACTCTATTAGTGGTTTTCCTTTATATCTTTAATGCTAGCTGTAAACTCAAAACTGTGTTCATATATTTGCCATAGGACTTCCTCCTCCTGGGCTGCATGTGTTTGACATTCAGACTCAATGTGCGGTGTTCACACAACAGCACGAGGGTGTCCAGTCTCTGCATTCAGACTCAATGTGCGGTGTTCACACAACAGCACGAGGGTGTCCAGTCTCTGCATTCAGACTCAATGTGCGGTgttcacacaacagcacaagGGTGTCCAGTCTCTGCATTCAGACTTAGAGTGCAGTGTTCACACAACAGCACGAGGGTGTCCAGTCTCTGAAGCTGATGGAGGGTCGTCAGCAAGTCTGGCACAGTGAGCAGCGTGCAGGAGGAGAGGTAGTGGAAGACGTGCTCAAACCCCTGCAGGCCTCGGGCGATCTCCGCAGGCACCCCCAAACACCGGGCCACCTGCTGGTAGCTCTGCACTCCAGGAAACACCGGATCCAGCCTTTGTGCCAGACTGTGCACCAGCAGCTTTGGTAGATCGCTTAGAGGCACGCCtaacagagagaacaaagacaGAACAGAGTCAAACCCTAAGGCTGGCGAGAAGGCGAGCTTAGATAGCTAAAATGTCAGCCACATTACTTCCATTTTATTCCCTCTGTGCATAAGAAAGATATACAGTACCTGTATCTAATCCAGTAACACAAGTATACCCTCAAGAATGTCGCAAATGGACAGCCCACTAGAaagcacacatttattttttctgctgCCAGCTGTGTATCTGAACTGTCATACCAGAGAGCCTATATAGATTTGTCCATGTTAGGTTGACCTTTCACCTTGCTTTCAGGAGGGGCTCTATAGCTGTGATTCCACTGTTGGGCCAGTGCGAGCTAGGGCTATCTTTGGGCCAATCGGGGCTAATGGCCTGGGGCCTCAAGtgtgagaacaaaaaaacatttatgtttCTACTATCGGGCCTATAGCCCTGCAGTATTGcccaaaaatatataatgtaaaTTAACCATTTCACAAGCGAGTGGGAAGTTCAGATATCATTCGATAAAGTCTGGATGCCAGGCACCTACGACCTACGAAATAAGTTAGCAAAAGGAATATAATGGAAACTGAAGTGCTGTTTCTTATCTTCATTTTGTGGAATGTACAGTTAACACTAAAATAAAGCATATCCTTAATACGGTAAATAGATTTGTCAGACTCCTCTATTCCTTAAAACTGTCATGTAGGGTACTGGAATAGTGTAGCAACCCATA from Clupea harengus chromosome 8, Ch_v2.0.2, whole genome shotgun sequence encodes:
- the gpr83 gene encoding probable G-protein coupled receptor 83; the protein is MHANGLMLTLTLQVRFVHSTWVFGRVMCHVSRFAQYCSVHVSALTLVAIAVDRHQLIMHPLKQRMSRERGLVWIAVIWAMASCFSLPHAIYQQLLRFEYGEVRVICLPSFPAPSDLFWKYLDLATFFLLYVLPLTIISVAYIILIKKVWLHNTIGDVTVAQSAAHRRRKRMTIKMLVLVVAIFAICWFPLNCYVVLLSSKVIQANNAVYFSFHWFATSSTCYNPFIYCWLNHSFRAELKALNFRNRSKAAPHPS